A stretch of the Phycodurus eques isolate BA_2022a chromosome 15, UOR_Pequ_1.1, whole genome shotgun sequence genome encodes the following:
- the pnpla7a gene encoding patatin-like phospholipase domain-containing protein 7a isoform X2, which yields MTCRTEGDDGDICGWASSILVYSKNNISAVTSRVQQFVEERMQTTMLTGVLIGAAVAVSVIGIVVLFLYRRFKHAREQQPGVPHYRFRKRDKVLFYGRKIMRKVQTLSSIPPTTSPSTSVSKQPQRVRKRTKVLSIARKILRIRKDPPTLQPKEPPPSLLEADLTEFDVQSSNLPSEVLYMLKNVRVLGHFDKPLFLELCRHMVFVELQESEGLFKPGDDDDSIYVVQDGRLELCIFENDGTEVAVKDVLPGDSVHSLLSILDIITGFPAPYKTVSARAATRSTILRLPASAFESVFKKYPETLVRVIQIIMVRLQRVTFLALHNYLGLTTELFNPESHAVPLSNVNSVASEAISGKTTRRLHFQDELAVGTTESPAETDGVKDSPSNSHRKQRSISMPPDSAGDMTMACERARVNIDETPPSPASQKSSLKKSVTMQHTPSEVFHYTDSGGQSDAIHLSKSGTVFQAAKKDLLGIIQLQDPSLLEGRVTLHQVKAGSVVARQGDQEVSIQFVISGLLHVYQRMIDREEDTRLFVTHPGELVGQLAVLTGEPLIFTVRAQRDCSFLSISKTHFYEIMRVEPKVVLNVAHTVVRRMSSFVRQIDFALDWMAVEAGRAVYRQGEKSDSTFIVLSGRLRSVIMKEDGKKELIGEYGRGDLIGVVEALTHQNRATTVHAVRDSELAKLPEGALSSIKRKFPQVVTRLIHLLGQKILQQVNLPLTGRSLVLHTPGSKWDAGNQASNLSTVTVLPVSEEVPLTAFTLELQHALLAIGPTLLLTSDIIKQRLGAAALDSVHEYRLSSWLGQQEDIHRIVLYQTDYTLTPWTQRCIRQADSIIIVGLGEQHPAVGELERMLEGSAVRAQKQLVLLHKEDGPPPKGTVEWLNMRSWISRHLHLSCPRRVFSKRSLPKLLELYQRVFEKPADRHSDFSRLARVLTGNAIALVLGGGGARGCSQVGILRALCEAGIPVDLIGGTSIGSLLGALYAEDRSHSRMRMRAREWAMEMTSVFKKVLDLTYPVTSMFSGAAFNSGISNVFKSKQIEDLWIPYFNITADISASAMRVHTDGSLWRYVRASMSLSGYLPPLCDPKDGHLLMDGGYINNLPADVARSMGAKVVIAIDVGSRDETNLTNYGDSLSGWWLLWKRLNPLAEKVKVLNMAEIQTRLAYVCCVRHLESVKNSDYCEYIRPPIDRYRTLEFGKFDEIAEVGYQHGKTVFDVWSRSGVVEKMLKDRHQEEFHNTQCKNNVLTCPNASFTDLAEIVSRIEPVKPALVDAPQCDLFFLLSSPPSPSEESDYQTDYDEEAVESALSDLELYGHFGEHTEGEETADTDEELDERSIRRVNAVSDHEHSLSISANQEVLSKRSAK from the exons ATGACTTGCCGCACAGAAGGTGACGATGGAGACATCTGTGGATGGGCCAGTTCA ATACTggtatacagcaaaaataataTCTCAGCAGTGACATCACGAGTGCAACAGTTTGTGGAGGAGAGGATGCAGACCACTATG CTCACAGGTGTCCTGATAGGTGCCGCCGTCGCAGTCTCAGTGATCGGGATTGTGGTGCTCTTTTTGTACAGGAGGTTCAAGCATGCTC GTGAACAGCAGCCTGGTGTACCTCATTATCGCTTCAGAAAACGAGATAAAGTGCTCTTCTATGGTCGAAAAATCATGCGCAAG gtCCAGACTTTGTCCTCAATTCCTCCTACTACTTCGCCATCTACCTCAGTGTCAAAGCAACCACAGCGTGTGCGCAAGAGAACCAAAGTTCTTAGCATTGCTCGCAA AATCCTTCGTATCCGTAAGGACCCTCCTACTCTTCAGCCTAAAGAACCGCCACCCTCTCTGCTGGAGGCTGACCTGACTGAGTTTGACGTGCAGAGTTCAAATCTTCCCTCTGAGGTGCTCTATATGCTGAAGAATGTCAG GGTGTTGGGACACTTTGACAAGCCCCTCTTCCTCGAGCTGTGTCGCCACATGGTGTTTGTTGAGCTGCAGGAGAGTGAGGGTCTTTTCAAGCCCGGAGATGACGACGACAGCATCTATGTGGTCCAGGATGGGCGACTTGAGCTCTGCATCTTTGAGAAC GATGGTACAGAAGTAGCAGTGAAGGATGTTCTTCCCGGCGACAGCGTACACAGCTTGCTCAGTATTCTGGACATCATCACG GGGTTTCCAGCTCCCTACAAGACTGTATCTGCTCGTGCAGCCACCCGCTCCACCATCTTACGTTTACCTGCATCCGCCTTTGAGTCTGTGTTCAAGAAATACCCTGAGACACTAGTGCGTGTCATTCAG ATAATCATGGTGCGGCTCCAAAGAGTCACCTTCTTGGCACTGCATAACTACCTGGGCCTGACGACCGAGCTCTTCAATCCG GAGAGCCATGCGGTGCCTTTGTCCAACGTGAACAGCGTGGCGAGTGAAGCAATATCGGGCAAGACGACTCGCCGTTTGCACTTCCAAGATGAGTTAGCTGTGGGCACCACAGAGAGCCCCGCAGAGACag ATGGTGTGAAGGACAGTCCTTCGAACAGCCACAGGAAGCAACGATCCATCTCGATGCCCCCTGACAGCGCAG GCGACATGACCATGGCGTGCGAACGGGCTCGAGTCAACATAGATGAGACTCCACCCAGTCCTGCCAGTCAGAAG tCTAGCCTGAAGAAGAGCGTGACCATGCAGCACACGCCCTCTGAGGTATTTCACTACACGGACAGCGGGGGGCAGTCTGACGCTATTCACCTCAGCAAGAGCGGCACAGTCTTCCAGGCTGCCAAAAAAGACCTGCTAGGGATCATCCAGTTGCAG GATCCCAGCCTGCTTGAGGGAAGAGTGACCCTCCATCAAGTGAAAGCTGGTTCTGTAGTGGCTCGTCAGGGAGATCAG GAAGTGAGCATTCAGTTTGTGATTTCGGGCCTCCTCCATGTTTACCAGCGGATGATTGACCGTGAGGAAGACACACGTCTTTTTGTGACGCACCCTGGAGAGCTTGTCGGTCAGCTTGCTGTCCTGACCGGAGAGCCCCTCATATTTACTGTTCGAGCACAGCGGGACTGCAGCTTCCTCTCCATTTCCAAAACCCATTTCTATGA GATAATGCGCGTGGAGCCAAAGGTGGTGCTGAACGTTGCTCACACTGTGGTAAGGAGGATGTCATCCTTTGTCAGACAGATCGACTTTGCACTCGATTGGATGGCCGTGGAAGCCGGCAGGGCCGTCTACAG GCAGGGAGAGAAATCCGACAGTACTTTCATCGTGCTCAGTGGACGACTGCGCTCTGTAATCATGAAGGAGGATGGCAAGAAGGAACTGATAGGAGAGTATGGCCGTGGTGACCTGATTGGAGTG GTGGAGGCCCTAACCCATCAAAACAGAGCCACCACCGTCCACGCCGTACGGGACTCTGAGCTCGCCAAGCTGCCTGAGGGCGCCCTCAGCTCCATCAAGAGGAAGTTCCCACAG GTTGTCACCAGGCTCATCCACTTGCTTGGACAAAAGATCCTCCAGCAGGTTAATCTTCCTCTAACAG GTCGCAGTTTGGTGCTGCACACCCCTGGCAGTAAATGGGACGCGGGCAACCAGGCCTCCAACCTCTCCACAGTGACAGTCCTTCCCGTCTCTGAGGAGGTGCCGCTCACCGCCTTTACCCTGGAACTGCAGCATGCGCTCCTTGCAATAG GTCCCACTCTTCTGTTGACCAGTGATATAATTAAACAACGCCTCGGAGCTGCAGCACTAGACAG TGTTCATGAATATCGTCTGTCAAGTTGGTTGGGCCAACAGGAAGACATCCATCGCATAGTTCTCTACCAAACAGACTACACACTGACCCCCTGGACTCAGCGGTGCATTCGTCAGGCCGACAGCATCATAATTGTGGGCCTGGGTGAGCAGCACCCCGCCGTCGGAGAG CTGGAGCGCATGTTGGAAGGGAGTGCCGTGCGCGCCCAGAAGCAGCTGGTGCTGCTTCACAAAGAAGACGGCCCCCCTCCCAAGGGGACTGTGGAATGGCTTAACATGCGGAGCTGGATCTCCAGACACCTTCATCTATCATGTCCACGACGGGTGTTCTCCAAGAGGAGTCTGCCCAAACTA ttggaGCTGTATCAACGTGTGTTTGAAAAGCCGGCAGACCGCCACTCAGATTTTTCCCGACTGGCCCGAGTCCTCACTGGGAATGCCATTGCTCTCGTCCTGGGTGGAGGCGGGGCCAG AGGTTGTTCTCAGGTGGGGATCCTTCGAGCCCTCTGTGAAGCCGGCATCCCAGTCGACCTCATCGGCGGCACTTCTATCGGTTCTCTGTTGGGGGCGCTTTACGCCGAGGACCGCAGCCACAGCCGCATGAGGATGAGGGCTCGAGAATGGGCAATG GAAATGACTTCAGTTTTCAAAAAGGTTCTAGATTTAACATACCCGGTCACCTCCATGTTCTCTGGCGCGGCCTTCAACTCTGGTATCAGCAATGTTTTTAAGAGCAAGCAAATTGAG GACCTTTGGATACCATATTTTAATATCACAGCTGACATTAGTGCCTCTGCAATGAGAGTGCACACTGATG GTTCTTTATGGAGGTATGTTCGTGCTAGCATGTCTCTGTCAGGGTATCTGCCTCCTCTCTGTGACCCGAAAGATGGACACCTGCTTATGGATGGAGGCTACATCAACAACCTGCCAG CTGATGTCGCACGCTCCATGGGGGCCAAAGTGGTGATAGCTATCGACGTGGGCAGCCGTGATGAAACCAACCTCACTAATTACGGCGATTCGCTGTCAGGCTGGTGGCTGTTATGGAAACGCCTCAACCCCCTAGCAGAGAAAGTCAAG GTGTTGAACATGGCAGAGATTCAGACCCGCTTGGCTTACGTGTGCTGCGTTCGACACCTGGAGTCAGTGAAGAACAGCGACTACTGCGAGTATATCCGACCCCCCATTGACAGATACCGGACGCTGGAGTTTGGGAAGTTCGATGAGATTGCT GAGGTGGGATACCAGCACGGCAAGACTGTGTTTGATGTGTGGAGTCGCAGTGGAGTGGTGGAGAAAATGCTGAAAGACAGACACCAGGAGGAGTTTCACAACACGCAATGCAAGAACAAT GTTTTGACATGCCCCAACGCTTCCTTTACTGACTTGGCTGAAATCGTATCCCGCATTGAGCCTGTCAAACCTGCCCTGGTAGATG CTCCAcaatgtgatcttttttttctcctgtcctCACCTCCCTCCCCGTCAGAGGAGTCAGACTACCAAACTGACTATGACGAGGAGGCAGTGGAGAGCGCACTGTCTGACCTGGAGCTATACGGTCACTTTGGAGAGCATACTGAAGGGGAGGAGACTGCGGACACG GATGAAGAACTGGACGAAAGAAGTATTCGACGTGTCAATGCAGTCTCCGACCACGAACACTCACTGAGTATCTCAGCCAATCAGGAAGTACTTTCTAAACGTTCCGCCAAGTGA
- the pnpla7a gene encoding patatin-like phospholipase domain-containing protein 7a isoform X7, producing MTCRTEGDDGDICGWASSILVYSKNNISAVTSRVQQFVEERMQTTMLTGVLIGAAVAVSVIGIVVLFLYRRFKHAREQQPGVPHYRFRKRDKVLFYGRKIMRKVQTLSSIPPTTSPSTSVSKQPQRVRKRTKVLSIARKILRIRKDPPTLQPKEPPPSLLEADLTEFDVQSSNLPSEVLYMLKNVRVLGHFDKPLFLELCRHMVFVELQESEGLFKPGDDDDSIYVVQDGRLELCIFENDGTEVAVKDVLPGDSVHSLLSILDIITGFPAPYKTVSARAATRSTILRLPASAFESVFKKYPETLVRVIQIIMVRLQRVTFLALHNYLGLTTELFNPESHAVPLSNVNSVASEAISGKTTRRLHFQDELAVGTTESPAETADGVKDSPSNSHRKQRSISMPPDSAGDMTMACERARVNIDETPPSPASQKSSLKKSVTMQHTPSEVFHYTDSGGQSDAIHLSKSGTVFQAAKKDLLGIIQLQDPSLLEGRVTLHQVKAGSVVARQGDQEVSIQFVISGLLHVYQRMIDREEDTRLFVTHPGELVGQLAVLTGEPLIFTVRAQRDCSFLSISKTHFYEIMRVEPKVVLNVAHTVVRRMSSFVRQIDFALDWMAVEAGRAVYRQGEKSDSTFIVLSGRLRSVIMKEDGKKELIGEYGRGDLIGVVEALTHQNRATTVHAVRDSELAKLPEGALSSIKRKFPQVVTRLIHLLGQKILQQVNLPLTGRSLVLHTPGSKWDAGNQASNLSTVTVLPVSEEVPLTAFTLELQHALLAIGPTLLLTSDIIKQRLGAAALDSVHEYRLSSWLGQQEDIHRIVLYQTDYTLTPWTQRCIRQADSIIIVGLGEQHPAVGELERMLEGSAVRAQKQLVLLHKEDGPPPKGTVEWLNMRSWISRHLHLSCPRRVFSKRSLPKLLELYQRVFEKPADRHSDFSRLARVLTGNAIALVLGGGGARGCSQVGILRALCEAGIPVDLIGGTSIGSLLGALYAEDRSHSRMRMRAREWAMEMTSVFKKVLDLTYPVTSMFSGAAFNSGISNVFKSKQIEDLWIPYFNITADISASAMRVHTDGSLWRYVRASMSLSGYLPPLCDPKDGHLLMDGGYINNLPADVARSMGAKVVIAIDVGSRDETNLTNYGDSLSGWWLLWKRLNPLAEKVKVLNMAEIQTRLAYVCCVRHLESVKNSDYCEYIRPPIDRYRTLEFGKFDEIAEVGYQHGKTVFDVWSRSGVVEKMLKDRHQEEFHNTQCKNNVLTCPNASFTDLAEIVSRIEPVKPALVDG from the exons ATGACTTGCCGCACAGAAGGTGACGATGGAGACATCTGTGGATGGGCCAGTTCA ATACTggtatacagcaaaaataataTCTCAGCAGTGACATCACGAGTGCAACAGTTTGTGGAGGAGAGGATGCAGACCACTATG CTCACAGGTGTCCTGATAGGTGCCGCCGTCGCAGTCTCAGTGATCGGGATTGTGGTGCTCTTTTTGTACAGGAGGTTCAAGCATGCTC GTGAACAGCAGCCTGGTGTACCTCATTATCGCTTCAGAAAACGAGATAAAGTGCTCTTCTATGGTCGAAAAATCATGCGCAAG gtCCAGACTTTGTCCTCAATTCCTCCTACTACTTCGCCATCTACCTCAGTGTCAAAGCAACCACAGCGTGTGCGCAAGAGAACCAAAGTTCTTAGCATTGCTCGCAA AATCCTTCGTATCCGTAAGGACCCTCCTACTCTTCAGCCTAAAGAACCGCCACCCTCTCTGCTGGAGGCTGACCTGACTGAGTTTGACGTGCAGAGTTCAAATCTTCCCTCTGAGGTGCTCTATATGCTGAAGAATGTCAG GGTGTTGGGACACTTTGACAAGCCCCTCTTCCTCGAGCTGTGTCGCCACATGGTGTTTGTTGAGCTGCAGGAGAGTGAGGGTCTTTTCAAGCCCGGAGATGACGACGACAGCATCTATGTGGTCCAGGATGGGCGACTTGAGCTCTGCATCTTTGAGAAC GATGGTACAGAAGTAGCAGTGAAGGATGTTCTTCCCGGCGACAGCGTACACAGCTTGCTCAGTATTCTGGACATCATCACG GGGTTTCCAGCTCCCTACAAGACTGTATCTGCTCGTGCAGCCACCCGCTCCACCATCTTACGTTTACCTGCATCCGCCTTTGAGTCTGTGTTCAAGAAATACCCTGAGACACTAGTGCGTGTCATTCAG ATAATCATGGTGCGGCTCCAAAGAGTCACCTTCTTGGCACTGCATAACTACCTGGGCCTGACGACCGAGCTCTTCAATCCG GAGAGCCATGCGGTGCCTTTGTCCAACGTGAACAGCGTGGCGAGTGAAGCAATATCGGGCAAGACGACTCGCCGTTTGCACTTCCAAGATGAGTTAGCTGTGGGCACCACAGAGAGCCCCGCAGAGACag CAGATGGTGTGAAGGACAGTCCTTCGAACAGCCACAGGAAGCAACGATCCATCTCGATGCCCCCTGACAGCGCAG GCGACATGACCATGGCGTGCGAACGGGCTCGAGTCAACATAGATGAGACTCCACCCAGTCCTGCCAGTCAGAAG tCTAGCCTGAAGAAGAGCGTGACCATGCAGCACACGCCCTCTGAGGTATTTCACTACACGGACAGCGGGGGGCAGTCTGACGCTATTCACCTCAGCAAGAGCGGCACAGTCTTCCAGGCTGCCAAAAAAGACCTGCTAGGGATCATCCAGTTGCAG GATCCCAGCCTGCTTGAGGGAAGAGTGACCCTCCATCAAGTGAAAGCTGGTTCTGTAGTGGCTCGTCAGGGAGATCAG GAAGTGAGCATTCAGTTTGTGATTTCGGGCCTCCTCCATGTTTACCAGCGGATGATTGACCGTGAGGAAGACACACGTCTTTTTGTGACGCACCCTGGAGAGCTTGTCGGTCAGCTTGCTGTCCTGACCGGAGAGCCCCTCATATTTACTGTTCGAGCACAGCGGGACTGCAGCTTCCTCTCCATTTCCAAAACCCATTTCTATGA GATAATGCGCGTGGAGCCAAAGGTGGTGCTGAACGTTGCTCACACTGTGGTAAGGAGGATGTCATCCTTTGTCAGACAGATCGACTTTGCACTCGATTGGATGGCCGTGGAAGCCGGCAGGGCCGTCTACAG GCAGGGAGAGAAATCCGACAGTACTTTCATCGTGCTCAGTGGACGACTGCGCTCTGTAATCATGAAGGAGGATGGCAAGAAGGAACTGATAGGAGAGTATGGCCGTGGTGACCTGATTGGAGTG GTGGAGGCCCTAACCCATCAAAACAGAGCCACCACCGTCCACGCCGTACGGGACTCTGAGCTCGCCAAGCTGCCTGAGGGCGCCCTCAGCTCCATCAAGAGGAAGTTCCCACAG GTTGTCACCAGGCTCATCCACTTGCTTGGACAAAAGATCCTCCAGCAGGTTAATCTTCCTCTAACAG GTCGCAGTTTGGTGCTGCACACCCCTGGCAGTAAATGGGACGCGGGCAACCAGGCCTCCAACCTCTCCACAGTGACAGTCCTTCCCGTCTCTGAGGAGGTGCCGCTCACCGCCTTTACCCTGGAACTGCAGCATGCGCTCCTTGCAATAG GTCCCACTCTTCTGTTGACCAGTGATATAATTAAACAACGCCTCGGAGCTGCAGCACTAGACAG TGTTCATGAATATCGTCTGTCAAGTTGGTTGGGCCAACAGGAAGACATCCATCGCATAGTTCTCTACCAAACAGACTACACACTGACCCCCTGGACTCAGCGGTGCATTCGTCAGGCCGACAGCATCATAATTGTGGGCCTGGGTGAGCAGCACCCCGCCGTCGGAGAG CTGGAGCGCATGTTGGAAGGGAGTGCCGTGCGCGCCCAGAAGCAGCTGGTGCTGCTTCACAAAGAAGACGGCCCCCCTCCCAAGGGGACTGTGGAATGGCTTAACATGCGGAGCTGGATCTCCAGACACCTTCATCTATCATGTCCACGACGGGTGTTCTCCAAGAGGAGTCTGCCCAAACTA ttggaGCTGTATCAACGTGTGTTTGAAAAGCCGGCAGACCGCCACTCAGATTTTTCCCGACTGGCCCGAGTCCTCACTGGGAATGCCATTGCTCTCGTCCTGGGTGGAGGCGGGGCCAG AGGTTGTTCTCAGGTGGGGATCCTTCGAGCCCTCTGTGAAGCCGGCATCCCAGTCGACCTCATCGGCGGCACTTCTATCGGTTCTCTGTTGGGGGCGCTTTACGCCGAGGACCGCAGCCACAGCCGCATGAGGATGAGGGCTCGAGAATGGGCAATG GAAATGACTTCAGTTTTCAAAAAGGTTCTAGATTTAACATACCCGGTCACCTCCATGTTCTCTGGCGCGGCCTTCAACTCTGGTATCAGCAATGTTTTTAAGAGCAAGCAAATTGAG GACCTTTGGATACCATATTTTAATATCACAGCTGACATTAGTGCCTCTGCAATGAGAGTGCACACTGATG GTTCTTTATGGAGGTATGTTCGTGCTAGCATGTCTCTGTCAGGGTATCTGCCTCCTCTCTGTGACCCGAAAGATGGACACCTGCTTATGGATGGAGGCTACATCAACAACCTGCCAG CTGATGTCGCACGCTCCATGGGGGCCAAAGTGGTGATAGCTATCGACGTGGGCAGCCGTGATGAAACCAACCTCACTAATTACGGCGATTCGCTGTCAGGCTGGTGGCTGTTATGGAAACGCCTCAACCCCCTAGCAGAGAAAGTCAAG GTGTTGAACATGGCAGAGATTCAGACCCGCTTGGCTTACGTGTGCTGCGTTCGACACCTGGAGTCAGTGAAGAACAGCGACTACTGCGAGTATATCCGACCCCCCATTGACAGATACCGGACGCTGGAGTTTGGGAAGTTCGATGAGATTGCT GAGGTGGGATACCAGCACGGCAAGACTGTGTTTGATGTGTGGAGTCGCAGTGGAGTGGTGGAGAAAATGCTGAAAGACAGACACCAGGAGGAGTTTCACAACACGCAATGCAAGAACAAT GTTTTGACATGCCCCAACGCTTCCTTTACTGACTTGGCTGAAATCGTATCCCGCATTGAGCCTGTCAAACCTGCCCTGGTAGATG GATGA